A single genomic interval of Mycolicibacterium holsaticum DSM 44478 = JCM 12374 harbors:
- the phoU gene encoding phosphate signaling complex protein PhoU: MRTAYHEQLEDLTALLGEICGLAGAAMERATQALLQADLVLAEQVITDHEQIAAMSARAEEAAFVLLALQAPVAGDLRAIVGSIQIVADVDRMGALALHVAKIARRRHPQHALPEEVNGYFAEMGRVAVELGNSAQEVLITRDPEKAARIQEEDDAMDDLHRHLFTVLMDREWKHGVAAAVDVTLLGRFYERFADHAVEVARRVIFQVTGKHPDEEGLPASR, encoded by the coding sequence ATGCGTACCGCGTACCACGAGCAACTCGAAGACTTGACGGCGCTACTCGGCGAAATATGCGGGCTGGCAGGCGCTGCGATGGAACGCGCGACCCAGGCCCTGCTGCAGGCCGATCTGGTGCTGGCCGAACAGGTGATCACCGACCACGAGCAGATCGCCGCGATGAGCGCGCGCGCAGAAGAAGCGGCGTTCGTGCTGCTGGCGTTGCAGGCGCCGGTCGCGGGTGATCTGCGGGCCATCGTCGGCTCCATCCAGATCGTCGCCGACGTCGACCGGATGGGGGCGCTGGCCCTGCACGTGGCCAAGATCGCGCGCCGCCGCCACCCCCAGCACGCGCTGCCCGAAGAGGTCAACGGCTATTTCGCCGAGATGGGCCGCGTCGCAGTCGAATTGGGCAACAGCGCCCAGGAGGTGCTGATCACCCGCGATCCGGAGAAAGCCGCCAGGATCCAAGAAGAAGACGATGCGATGGACGATCTGCACCGGCATCTGTTCACGGTGCTGATGGATCGTGAGTGGAAGCACGGTGTGGCCGCCGCTGTCGACGTGACGCTACTCGGCCGGTTCTACGAGCGCTTCGCCGACCACGCGGTCGAGGTGGCCCGCCGGGTCATCTTCCAGGTCACCGGCAAACACCCTGACGAGGAAGGCCTTCCGGCGTCCCGCTGA
- a CDS encoding LCP family protein: MSDGDNATPGPQDPSEPDPTADANHWLTRSSHPSPPAAPWERSRRARRADPEDTGSHTDGVTVADLIARVKGDTAVPEALRRHRAQPDQPAPPTEVIEAVSDPDDEHDTEIIPALGASELPDLAAVRRPARVPPTHVVARRGSVGPDRPKRHRGLRSTMVAGRAAAALMAVLALVLTGGAWQWQTSKNNMLNRISALDPDSRDILDPNAQFGDENFLIVGVDSRIGENSDMGAGTTEDAAGARSDTVMLVNIPANRERVVGVSFPRDLEIEPMKCEPWDPRTREYGPITDPDSPMYGADEVYTEYKLNSAYAVGGPKCLVKVIQKISGLSINRFMAVDFAGFSKMVDALGGVEVCSTTPLEDYEVGTVLPRAGRQIIDGQTALQYVRARQITTENNGDYGRIKRQQRFLSSLLRSLISKEVFFSLSKLNNVVNMFINDSYVDNMDTKDLVTLGQSIQGIAAGRITFLTVPTTGYMDEWGNEHLREEDTRAIFDAIINDDPLPEERNSDNTPVPGTPEASTDADAMNQSHGPTDSSELVDAVTTNPQDITVQVSNSTGQDGLAASAASALQTHGFNVTTPNDYPGPLDETTVFFSPGNEEAAATVASAFPNPTIERVTGKGDTVQVVLGSDFSSVNPPSPSGSTVQVHVVRGTNSTPTALPDDLAVTNAADTTCE; encoded by the coding sequence ATGAGTGACGGCGATAACGCCACTCCTGGCCCGCAGGATCCGTCGGAGCCGGACCCGACAGCCGACGCCAACCATTGGCTTACCCGAAGTTCGCACCCATCGCCACCCGCCGCGCCGTGGGAACGCAGCCGCCGCGCGCGGCGCGCCGATCCCGAGGACACCGGCAGCCACACCGACGGCGTCACCGTCGCCGACCTGATCGCCCGCGTCAAGGGCGATACCGCCGTCCCTGAGGCGCTGCGCCGCCACCGGGCCCAGCCCGACCAGCCAGCCCCACCCACCGAGGTCATCGAGGCGGTATCCGACCCCGACGACGAGCACGACACCGAGATCATTCCCGCGCTGGGTGCATCGGAGTTGCCGGATCTGGCCGCGGTTCGCCGGCCTGCGCGGGTGCCGCCGACGCACGTGGTCGCCCGGCGCGGCAGCGTCGGTCCCGATCGACCGAAGCGACACCGTGGCCTGCGTTCCACGATGGTGGCGGGCCGGGCGGCCGCCGCGCTGATGGCGGTGCTGGCCCTGGTCCTCACCGGCGGCGCGTGGCAGTGGCAGACCTCCAAGAACAACATGCTCAACCGGATCTCGGCGCTGGATCCGGACTCCCGCGACATCCTCGACCCCAACGCGCAGTTCGGCGACGAGAACTTCCTGATCGTGGGGGTCGACAGCCGCATCGGGGAGAACAGCGACATGGGCGCGGGCACCACCGAGGACGCGGCGGGCGCCCGGTCGGACACCGTCATGCTGGTGAACATCCCCGCCAACCGCGAACGCGTCGTCGGGGTGTCGTTTCCCCGTGACCTCGAGATCGAACCGATGAAGTGCGAACCGTGGGATCCACGCACCCGCGAATACGGGCCGATCACCGACCCGGACTCGCCGATGTACGGAGCCGACGAGGTCTACACCGAGTACAAGCTGAACTCCGCCTACGCCGTCGGCGGGCCCAAATGCCTGGTGAAGGTCATCCAGAAGATTTCCGGGCTTTCCATAAACCGTTTCATGGCAGTCGATTTCGCCGGTTTCTCCAAGATGGTCGACGCGCTGGGCGGCGTTGAGGTGTGCAGCACCACCCCGCTGGAGGACTACGAGGTCGGCACGGTGTTGCCGCGTGCCGGCCGTCAGATCATCGACGGCCAAACCGCGCTGCAGTACGTGCGCGCCCGCCAGATCACCACCGAAAACAACGGTGACTACGGGCGCATCAAACGCCAACAGCGGTTCCTGTCCTCGCTGCTGCGCTCGCTGATCTCCAAGGAAGTGTTCTTCTCGCTGTCCAAACTCAACAACGTGGTCAACATGTTCATCAACGACAGCTACGTCGACAACATGGACACCAAGGACCTCGTCACCCTCGGCCAGTCGATCCAGGGCATCGCCGCGGGCCGGATCACGTTCTTGACCGTGCCCACCACCGGATATATGGACGAGTGGGGTAACGAGCACCTGCGCGAGGAGGACACCCGCGCGATCTTCGATGCGATCATCAACGACGACCCGCTGCCCGAAGAACGCAACTCCGACAACACGCCCGTGCCGGGTACACCGGAGGCGTCGACCGACGCCGACGCGATGAACCAGAGCCACGGGCCCACCGACTCCAGCGAGCTGGTCGACGCGGTCACCACCAACCCGCAGGACATCACCGTGCAGGTGTCGAATTCCACCGGCCAGGACGGTCTGGCGGCCAGCGCGGCCAGCGCACTGCAGACCCACGGCTTCAACGTCACCACGCCCAACGACTATCCCGGTCCGCTGGACGAGACGACGGTGTTCTTCTCCCCCGGCAACGAGGAGGCCGCTGCGACGGTGGCCTCGGCGTTCCCCAACCCGACCATCGAGCGGGTGACGGGCAAGGGCGACACCGTGCAGGTGGTGCTGGGCAGCGACTTCTCCTCGGTGAACCCGCCGTCGCCCAGCGGATCGACCGTGCAGGTCCACGTGGTACGCGGCACCAACAGCACGCCCACCGCACTGCCCGACGACCTGGCCGTGACCAACGCCGCCGACACCACCTGCGAGTAG
- the dusB gene encoding tRNA dihydrouridine synthase DusB, with protein sequence MRIGPIALPSPVVLAPMAGVTNVAFRTLCRELELARAGTVSGLYVCEMVTTRALVERHPATMHMVTFGPDESPRSLQLYSVDPQHTYAAAKMIVDEGLADHIDMNFGCPVPKVTRRGGGAALPYKRRLFGQIVRAAVSATDNTDIPVTVKFRVGIDDEHHTFLDAGRIAAEEGAAAVALHARTAAQRYSGKANWEHIAALKAHVTGIPVLGNGDIFEADDALAMMAATGCDGVVIGRGCLGRPWLFAELSAAFGGRPLPVAPTLGEVAEIVLRHGQLLAAHFGEDKGMRDMRKHIAWYLHGFPAGAELRRALALVKTVAELEDLLGQLDATVPFPDAAQGPRGRQGSSASVALPEGWLADPDDCTVPAGAEVMHSGG encoded by the coding sequence CTGCGGATCGGCCCGATCGCATTGCCCAGCCCCGTCGTCCTGGCCCCGATGGCCGGGGTGACCAACGTCGCGTTCCGCACCCTGTGCCGCGAACTGGAGCTGGCCAGGGCCGGCACCGTCAGCGGGCTGTACGTGTGCGAGATGGTCACCACGCGGGCGCTTGTCGAGCGTCACCCGGCCACCATGCACATGGTCACCTTCGGCCCCGACGAGTCGCCGCGGTCGCTGCAGTTGTACTCGGTGGATCCGCAGCACACCTACGCCGCGGCCAAGATGATCGTCGACGAGGGGCTGGCCGACCACATCGACATGAACTTCGGCTGCCCGGTGCCCAAGGTGACGCGGCGCGGCGGAGGTGCCGCGCTGCCGTACAAACGCCGGCTGTTCGGCCAGATCGTCCGCGCCGCGGTGAGCGCGACGGACAACACCGACATCCCGGTCACCGTGAAGTTCCGCGTCGGCATCGATGACGAACATCACACTTTCCTCGACGCCGGGCGCATCGCCGCCGAGGAAGGTGCGGCCGCCGTCGCGCTGCACGCCCGCACCGCGGCCCAGCGGTACTCCGGAAAAGCGAACTGGGAACACATCGCGGCGCTCAAAGCCCACGTCACCGGCATTCCGGTGCTGGGCAACGGCGACATCTTCGAAGCCGACGACGCCCTGGCGATGATGGCGGCCACCGGATGCGACGGGGTGGTCATCGGCCGCGGTTGCCTGGGCCGGCCGTGGCTGTTCGCGGAGTTGTCGGCAGCCTTTGGCGGGCGACCGCTGCCCGTCGCGCCGACGCTCGGTGAGGTCGCCGAGATCGTGCTGCGCCACGGCCAACTGCTGGCCGCCCATTTCGGCGAGGACAAAGGCATGCGTGACATGCGCAAACACATCGCCTGGTATCTGCACGGTTTTCCCGCCGGCGCCGAGTTGCGGCGGGCGTTGGCGCTGGTCAAGACCGTCGCCGAGCTCGAAGACCTGCTGGGTCAACTGGACGCGACGGTGCCGTTCCCCGACGCGGCGCAGGGGCCCCGCGGCCGTCAGGGCTCATCGGCATCCGTAGCGTTGCCCGAGGGCTGGCTGGCCGATCCCGACGACTGCACGGTGCCTGCCGGTGCCGAGGTCATGCACTCGGGGGGCTGA
- a CDS encoding acyl-ACP desaturase, whose translation MHENLTDLHLLRELEPVVEKNLNRHLSMRKDWNPHDYIPWSDGKNYYALGGQDWHPEESKLSEVAQVAMVQNLLTEDNLPSYHREIAMNFGMDGAWGQWVNRWTAEENRHGIALRDYLVVTRSIDPVQLEQLRLEQVTRGFSPGQNQQGDLFAESLFDSVIYVTFQELATRVSHRNTGKACNETVADQLLARVSADENLHMIFYRDVSEAGFDIAPDQAMHSLHRVLRNFKMPGYTVPEFRRKAVIIAVGGVYDPRIHLDDVVMPVLKKWRIFEREDFTGEAARMRDDLGKLVEELDEASQKFEESKQRRLEREARKAEKLAAKKVLASSST comes from the coding sequence ATGCACGAGAACCTGACGGACCTCCACCTGCTGCGTGAACTTGAGCCTGTGGTGGAGAAGAACCTCAACCGGCATCTGTCGATGCGCAAGGACTGGAACCCGCACGACTACATCCCGTGGTCAGACGGCAAGAACTATTACGCCCTCGGCGGCCAGGACTGGCACCCCGAGGAGTCGAAGCTTTCCGAGGTCGCCCAGGTCGCCATGGTGCAGAACCTGCTGACCGAGGACAACCTGCCCTCCTATCACCGCGAGATCGCGATGAACTTCGGCATGGACGGCGCCTGGGGCCAGTGGGTCAACCGCTGGACCGCCGAGGAGAACCGCCACGGCATCGCCCTTCGCGACTATCTGGTCGTCACCCGCTCGATCGATCCGGTGCAACTCGAGCAGCTGCGCCTCGAACAGGTGACCCGGGGCTTCTCCCCCGGCCAGAACCAGCAGGGCGACCTGTTCGCCGAGAGCCTGTTCGACTCGGTCATCTACGTCACGTTCCAGGAGCTGGCCACCCGCGTATCGCACCGCAACACCGGCAAGGCGTGTAACGAAACCGTCGCCGACCAGCTGCTGGCGCGGGTCTCAGCCGATGAGAACCTGCACATGATCTTCTACCGCGACGTCTCAGAAGCGGGCTTCGATATCGCGCCCGACCAGGCGATGCACTCGCTGCACCGGGTGCTGCGCAACTTCAAGATGCCCGGATACACCGTTCCCGAGTTCCGCCGCAAGGCCGTGATCATCGCCGTCGGCGGCGTCTATGACCCGCGCATTCACCTCGACGACGTGGTCATGCCGGTGCTCAAGAAGTGGCGCATCTTCGAGCGCGAGGACTTCACCGGCGAGGCCGCACGGATGCGCGACGACCTCGGCAAGCTGGTCGAAGAGCTCGACGAGGCCTCCCAGAAGTTCGAGGAATCCAAGCAGCGTCGACTCGAGCGCGAGGCTCGTAAGGCCGAGAAGCTGGCCGCCAAGAAGGTGCTCGCCTCCAGCTCTACGTGA
- a CDS encoding TetR/AcrR family transcriptional regulator: MASGQRRGRWSGVPLQDRQALRRDELVSAGVALLGSEDGPALTVRAVCRAAGLTERYFYESFADRDEFVRAVYDDVCARAMSTLTTAETPREAVERFVELMVDDPTGGRVLLLAPEVEPVLVHSGAEWMPNFIELLQQKLTRITEPALATMVATGLIGALTALFTAYLDGRLTATRDQFIDYCVGMLLGRVPTY, encoded by the coding sequence GTGGCTTCGGGTCAACGACGCGGTCGATGGTCCGGCGTTCCGCTGCAGGACCGCCAGGCGCTGCGCCGCGACGAACTCGTCTCCGCCGGGGTGGCGCTGCTGGGCAGCGAGGACGGGCCCGCGCTCACCGTGCGCGCGGTGTGCCGGGCCGCCGGCCTGACCGAGCGCTACTTCTACGAGAGCTTCGCCGACCGTGACGAGTTCGTCCGCGCGGTCTACGACGACGTGTGCGCACGGGCGATGTCCACGTTGACGACGGCCGAGACGCCCCGCGAGGCCGTCGAGCGCTTCGTCGAGTTGATGGTCGACGACCCCACAGGCGGCCGCGTGCTGCTGCTGGCGCCGGAGGTGGAACCGGTGCTGGTGCACTCCGGCGCGGAGTGGATGCCCAACTTCATCGAGCTGCTGCAGCAGAAGCTCACCCGCATCACCGAACCCGCACTGGCGACCATGGTGGCCACCGGCCTGATCGGCGCGCTCACCGCGCTTTTCACCGCGTACCTGGACGGTCGGCTGACCGCCACCCGCGACCAGTTCATCGATTACTGCGTCGGCATGCTGCTCGGCCGGGTGCCGACCTACTGA
- a CDS encoding oxygenase MpaB family protein: MTQHTSDLCPVSWGHHPPAGQEDESSELAAGCPVTSGGYDALPEPLGPDSLTWKYFGQWTGMLQGPWAGSMQNMHPQLGAAVQQHSIFFLERMPRLFRSVYPIGGVVFDGDRAPRTGAQVRDYHIGIKGVDDQGRRYSALNPDVFYWAHATFFKSTLLAAEWLGGGLTEAQKRQLFDEHVAWYRMYGMSMRPVPATWEEFQEYWDHMCSNVLENNWAAREVMDLSTMPKHPSLEWVPDWAWRLNLKVMQRVLTFFAVGLYDPPVRELMGYNWSPRQAWLHRQFGNMVYRITKLLPKRVMMHPRKRSAWDRAHGRLPADAPLVETPARNLPPLEYRDNPHYYSPKV; this comes from the coding sequence GTGACTCAACATACGTCCGATCTATGCCCGGTGTCCTGGGGGCACCACCCGCCCGCAGGGCAGGAGGACGAATCATCCGAGCTGGCGGCCGGCTGCCCGGTGACCAGCGGGGGATACGACGCCTTACCGGAGCCGCTCGGCCCCGACTCGCTGACCTGGAAGTACTTCGGGCAGTGGACCGGCATGCTGCAAGGTCCCTGGGCCGGTTCGATGCAGAACATGCACCCGCAACTGGGCGCGGCCGTGCAGCAGCACTCGATCTTCTTTCTGGAGCGCATGCCCCGGCTGTTCCGGTCGGTCTATCCGATCGGCGGCGTTGTCTTCGACGGTGATCGCGCGCCGCGTACCGGAGCACAGGTGCGCGACTACCACATCGGCATCAAGGGCGTCGACGACCAGGGCCGCCGCTACAGCGCGCTCAACCCCGACGTCTTCTACTGGGCCCATGCGACGTTCTTCAAGTCGACGCTGCTGGCCGCCGAATGGCTCGGCGGCGGGCTCACCGAAGCCCAGAAGCGCCAGCTGTTCGACGAGCACGTCGCGTGGTACCGGATGTACGGGATGAGCATGCGCCCGGTCCCGGCGACCTGGGAGGAGTTCCAGGAGTACTGGGACCACATGTGTTCCAACGTCCTGGAAAACAACTGGGCGGCAAGGGAAGTCATGGATCTTTCCACGATGCCCAAGCATCCCTCGCTGGAATGGGTGCCGGATTGGGCATGGCGGCTCAATTTGAAGGTCATGCAACGGGTCCTGACCTTCTTCGCCGTGGGGCTGTATGACCCGCCGGTGCGCGAGTTGATGGGCTACAACTGGTCACCGCGCCAAGCGTGGCTGCACCGGCAGTTCGGCAACATGGTCTACCGGATCACCAAACTGCTGCCCAAGCGCGTGATGATGCACCCGCGGAAACGGTCGGCGTGGGACCGCGCCCACGGGCGGCTACCGGCGGATGCGCCGCTGGTAGAGACCCCGGCGCGCAACTTGCCGCCGCTGGAATACCGCGACAACCCGCACTACTACAGCCCCAAGGTCTGA
- a CDS encoding serine/threonine-protein kinase produces MQAPENLGGRYELRSVLGRGGMSEVHDGWDTRLDRPVAIKLLHPVFLADPVNRARFDCEARAAAALSHPHIVAVHDSGEQNGTPYIVMERLSGYTLADMIARGPLPQPQVQSILDDALSALAAAHAAGIVHRDIKPANILFTDSGHTKVADFGIAKSAATPDTMTGQIIGTMAYLSPQRIAGAPATACDDLYALGVVGYEALTGRRAYPQENLAELARAVAESTPVPVGVLRPDVQPVLAAVVERAMAPDPGWRFTSAQAMRAALAGRFEPPAPTGHRPPTKVLAAPLPAPTTMAVRPPAPRSRTRVLLGVAAALVAVVIVLAAMIAESASRPPPPTPASTSTTVPTTQAPSLLPPPPPPAPAPVEQGPPGHSRENGKGPKEPKRPKGPKGPRG; encoded by the coding sequence ATGCAGGCGCCAGAAAATCTTGGCGGCCGGTACGAACTGCGCAGCGTCCTGGGCCGGGGCGGGATGTCGGAAGTGCACGACGGTTGGGACACCCGACTCGACCGGCCGGTCGCGATCAAGTTGCTGCACCCGGTGTTCCTCGCCGACCCGGTCAACCGCGCACGCTTCGACTGCGAGGCGCGGGCGGCCGCCGCGTTGAGCCATCCGCACATCGTGGCCGTGCACGACAGCGGTGAGCAGAACGGAACGCCCTACATCGTGATGGAGCGGCTGTCGGGGTACACCCTCGCCGACATGATCGCTCGCGGACCGCTTCCGCAGCCGCAGGTGCAGTCGATCCTCGACGACGCGCTGTCGGCCCTGGCCGCGGCCCACGCCGCAGGGATCGTGCACCGCGACATCAAACCGGCCAACATCCTGTTCACCGATTCTGGCCACACCAAGGTCGCCGACTTCGGCATCGCGAAGAGCGCCGCCACACCCGACACGATGACCGGCCAGATCATCGGCACGATGGCTTATCTCAGCCCGCAGCGCATCGCCGGGGCGCCCGCGACGGCGTGTGACGACCTCTACGCGCTCGGCGTGGTCGGCTACGAGGCGCTGACCGGCCGCCGGGCTTACCCTCAGGAGAACCTCGCCGAGCTGGCGCGCGCCGTCGCGGAGAGCACGCCGGTACCGGTCGGCGTGCTGCGCCCGGACGTGCAACCCGTGCTGGCCGCGGTCGTGGAGCGGGCGATGGCCCCGGACCCGGGATGGCGCTTCACCAGCGCGCAGGCGATGCGCGCGGCCCTGGCGGGTCGGTTCGAACCGCCCGCACCCACGGGGCATCGGCCGCCGACCAAGGTGCTGGCCGCGCCGCTGCCCGCGCCGACGACCATGGCAGTGCGCCCGCCCGCGCCCAGAAGCCGCACCCGCGTCCTGCTCGGGGTGGCCGCCGCTCTGGTCGCCGTGGTGATCGTCTTGGCGGCGATGATCGCCGAGTCGGCGTCGCGCCCGCCGCCGCCGACCCCGGCCAGCACCAGCACGACGGTGCCCACCACGCAGGCACCGTCGCTGCTGCCCCCGCCGCCGCCGCCGGCACCAGCGCCGGTCGAGCAGGGTCCGCCGGGGCACAGCCGCGAGAACGGGAAGGGGCCTAAGGAGCCAAAGAGGCCCAAGGGTCCGAAAGGGCCCAGGGGCTGA
- a CDS encoding TetR/AcrR family transcriptional regulator produces MTTADFRQRLLDALEECIAEEGYPKTTVADIVRRAKTSRRTFYEHFESRDACFIALLTDANADQVFKIAAAVDAEAPWRTQVRQAIEAWIASGESRAALMLSWIRDVPALGSAARGLQREAMENFIAMVHTLGDTNEFRAAGIGPVSRQRIIMLLGGLRELVAITVEEGGRMTDIADEAVEASIALLAPAQPTD; encoded by the coding sequence GTGACGACGGCCGATTTCCGCCAGCGATTGCTCGACGCCCTCGAAGAGTGCATCGCCGAAGAGGGCTACCCGAAGACCACCGTCGCCGACATCGTGCGACGGGCCAAGACCTCGCGGCGCACCTTCTACGAGCATTTCGAGAGCAGGGACGCCTGCTTCATCGCGCTGCTCACAGACGCCAACGCCGACCAGGTATTCAAGATCGCCGCCGCGGTCGACGCCGAAGCGCCGTGGCGTACCCAGGTGCGCCAGGCCATCGAGGCCTGGATCGCCTCCGGCGAATCGCGAGCGGCGCTGATGCTCAGTTGGATTCGCGACGTACCCGCCCTCGGCAGCGCCGCGCGCGGACTGCAACGCGAAGCGATGGAGAACTTCATCGCGATGGTGCACACCCTCGGCGACACCAATGAGTTCCGCGCCGCGGGCATCGGCCCGGTCTCACGCCAGCGCATCATCATGCTCTTGGGCGGACTGCGCGAACTGGTTGCCATCACGGTGGAGGAGGGCGGCCGCATGACCGATATCGCCGACGAGGCCGTCGAGGCCTCGATCGCACTTCTCGCCCCAGCCCAGCCGACAGACTGA
- a CDS encoding SDR family NAD(P)-dependent oxidoreductase → MSKQRITISGRTAVITGAASGIGRALAQRLSAHGCPVAIADIDEHGLKETEASLRGPTLLRVLDVRDAAAHRDFADQVRQWAPQPIAAVFNNAGVTVGSTVLDAVPEDDQWLWDINFGGVVNGTRAFLPLLVEQDDGVIVNTSSVFGLVGMPGQSAYCSAKFAVRGFTESLRQELRGTGVSAVTVHPGGVDTNIVRNARYRKDPDGRGRTQEEMAQDFAAHTMTKPDEAAEVIHRGVEAGRARILIGPDARMFDLLGRLAPTRYYDILKRIESYQQRRTAK, encoded by the coding sequence GTGAGCAAACAGCGGATCACGATCAGCGGTCGCACCGCGGTCATCACGGGCGCAGCGTCCGGGATCGGCCGCGCGCTGGCGCAACGCCTGTCCGCGCACGGCTGTCCGGTGGCCATCGCCGACATCGACGAGCACGGTCTGAAGGAGACCGAGGCGTCGTTGCGCGGGCCGACGCTGCTGCGGGTGCTCGACGTGCGGGATGCCGCCGCCCACCGTGACTTCGCCGATCAGGTTCGGCAATGGGCGCCGCAACCTATCGCGGCGGTGTTCAACAACGCCGGCGTCACGGTGGGGTCGACCGTGCTCGACGCGGTGCCCGAGGATGACCAGTGGCTCTGGGACATCAACTTCGGCGGCGTGGTCAACGGCACGCGGGCGTTCCTGCCGCTCCTCGTCGAGCAGGACGACGGGGTCATTGTCAACACGTCCAGCGTCTTCGGTCTGGTCGGCATGCCGGGCCAAAGCGCTTACTGTTCGGCGAAATTCGCGGTTCGCGGGTTCACCGAGTCGCTGCGCCAGGAGTTGCGGGGCACCGGGGTCAGCGCCGTCACCGTGCATCCGGGCGGCGTCGACACCAACATCGTGCGCAACGCCCGCTACCGCAAGGATCCCGATGGCCGGGGCCGCACCCAGGAAGAGATGGCGCAGGACTTCGCCGCGCACACCATGACCAAGCCCGACGAGGCGGCCGAGGTCATCCACCGCGGTGTGGAGGCAGGCAGGGCGCGGATTCTCATCGGGCCCGACGCCCGCATGTTCGATCTGCTCGGGCGGCTGGCGCCCACCCGCTACTACGACATACTCAAGCGCATCGAGTCCTACCAGCAGCGACGCACCGCCAAGTAG